In the Methylomonas rhizoryzae genome, one interval contains:
- a CDS encoding PilC/PilY family type IV pilus protein, protein MKQNASFVLRYLLNVAHVLPWFCLNPALAAVDIPDIPLAVNISATPLTLLTAARDHKLYYEAYNDASDLNGDGSIDVGYQPTITYYGYFDSYKCYSYNSSNGVFEPAYTTVNKTCANSSGEWSGDFLNYLTMSRMDALRRVLYGGYRSTDTDSATILERVYIPQDAHSWGKEYTSTAVDGYDISSYTPLSQPATDKRHLFANTTLLETTTPLLRVLENSGFRVWEWLSIERPVAGSDCATGNNVRTACAVAGSTSWEIVPASYFSGLTQATYNTGNTSRSGNNCYCTYPTTNSEFNSLETNYATSSRRYGSKSVTQINGSGNPNSSASGSQDNYLTLFEGTLTIPTGKSGTYTFAVDGDDAVEVIIDGTVVAWWYGGHGSNNSDTSLTSHSGSIYLSAGAHTVKFRHQERDGGDSYYLYWKKTVVASTLTDYAVRVKACVSGLLESECRGYPSASPVYYKPGGILQQYGETDAMAFGLMTGSYEKNTSGGVLRKNISPLTNEIDLNTGQLTSTVGVIKALDKLKVTGFGDYYFYHEDCGVPEVGGPLAQGRCRMWGNPIAEIMYEGLRYLSGATSPTTAFDISASGNDDTTLGLPKPDWLDPYRTTTGGYPRCSKPSQIVISDISPNYDTDQLPGRYEYTAPSGLTSFSGDSSINGNSLGVKSLGDQVWATEFEGAASKNFFIGQSGNTYDGAPTVKSASSFGSIRGLVPEEPTQQGGYYPASVAFFGKTKDINSVTDAQNVDTYSVALASPKPQMTFSVNDKTITLVPFGKTVGGCLSASILESNFRPTNTIVDFYVISLKNTNSSNQDSSVNSGRPYAKFRINYEDSEYGSDHDMDAIVEYELSVTSSNKLDVKLTSDYAAGGCIQHMGYVISGTTADGTYLDVRDSDTDAASDVNYALDTPDTSSALPLTNTRTFTPGNTSSGSFVPHDPLWYAAKWGGFSDLNNNKLPDLKLEWDADSDNAPDTYFYVQNPLKLKESLRKAFDKIIDRTASASNVTSNSTSILTDTQVFQSLFSTATWSGSLRAFPISTGSGVGDTFNWDAAEKIPTHTGRKIFTKTGGTATEFLWANLTTTDQAALISENVTNWLRGDSSNEVNSSESGTLRDRTSTVLGDIVHSSPYYIKDTETVFVGANDGMLHAFDAETGVELFAYIPSILLPKLKYLSQINYGSDSNPHDYFVDGEIAVSSTSQTPSHNYLISTLGHGGKGLFGLEVISPSSFSASNVLWEYFDATDADLGYMLGRPVIAKMNDGTTALIVGNGYNSSDGKAVLYIFNLTTGAVIKKIDTLVAGDNGLASPGVFDNDNDGDVDFIYAGDLKGNVWKFDVSASSAGSWDVAFKSGITPAPFFVAQDENGTAQPITAQITVAVDDVQSDANYGKRFIWFGSGSYFVSADPANLNIQTWYGLIDQNAQISGRTTLKQRTVVAEGTFDGNPVRTLSASTDGDMIGKNGWYLDLTLAAGTAQGERIVTSSKVYKLAQPTLIASSIIPDDDPCKSGGSGYVNAVNPYTGARLTIGIFDVNGKNKFEDDKLNDILISSIDLDVGMPSEPVLVGNRLVVGGSKGEIKDLEVNVDVTVNKGRISWRELIFD, encoded by the coding sequence ATGAAGCAAAATGCATCTTTCGTTCTCCGTTATTTACTCAACGTAGCGCATGTGCTGCCATGGTTTTGTCTCAATCCGGCGCTTGCCGCAGTGGACATTCCCGATATTCCCTTGGCGGTTAATATCTCGGCCACCCCGTTAACCTTGTTAACCGCCGCCAGAGACCACAAGCTGTATTACGAGGCCTATAACGACGCCTCCGACCTGAATGGCGACGGCTCTATTGACGTTGGCTATCAACCCACGATTACTTATTACGGTTATTTCGATTCCTACAAATGCTATAGCTATAACAGCTCTAACGGCGTATTCGAACCCGCTTACACCACGGTCAACAAAACGTGCGCCAATTCCAGCGGCGAATGGAGCGGCGATTTTCTAAACTATTTGACCATGTCGCGTATGGACGCATTGCGTAGAGTGCTGTATGGCGGCTACCGCAGCACCGACACCGACAGCGCCACCATTCTGGAAAGAGTTTATATCCCGCAAGACGCCCACAGCTGGGGAAAAGAATATACCAGCACTGCGGTGGACGGTTACGACATCAGCTCTTACACCCCGCTCTCCCAACCCGCTACCGACAAACGCCATCTGTTCGCCAACACCACGCTGCTGGAAACGACCACGCCGTTATTGCGCGTGTTGGAAAATAGCGGGTTTAGGGTGTGGGAATGGCTGTCCATTGAACGCCCGGTAGCCGGCAGCGACTGTGCCACCGGCAACAACGTGCGCACCGCTTGCGCCGTTGCCGGCAGCACCAGCTGGGAGATAGTACCGGCCAGCTATTTTTCAGGCTTGACTCAAGCGACATACAACACCGGCAATACCTCGCGCAGTGGCAACAATTGCTATTGCACCTACCCCACTACTAACTCGGAATTCAATAGCTTAGAGACTAATTACGCCACCAGCAGCAGACGCTACGGCAGCAAATCCGTTACGCAAATCAACGGCAGCGGTAACCCGAACTCCTCCGCCTCCGGCTCGCAAGACAACTACCTCACCCTCTTCGAAGGAACGTTGACCATCCCAACCGGGAAAAGCGGCACCTATACCTTCGCAGTTGACGGCGACGATGCCGTCGAGGTGATCATCGATGGTACGGTAGTGGCTTGGTGGTACGGCGGCCACGGCTCCAATAACAGCGACACCAGCCTAACCAGTCATTCCGGCAGCATCTATCTGTCGGCCGGCGCTCACACCGTCAAATTCCGCCATCAAGAACGAGATGGCGGCGACAGCTACTATTTGTATTGGAAAAAAACCGTGGTTGCATCCACGCTAACCGATTACGCGGTACGGGTAAAAGCCTGTGTTAGCGGCTTATTGGAATCGGAATGCCGCGGCTACCCGTCGGCCAGCCCGGTTTATTACAAACCCGGCGGCATTTTGCAGCAATACGGCGAAACGGACGCCATGGCCTTCGGCTTAATGACCGGCTCTTACGAGAAAAACACCTCGGGCGGGGTATTGCGTAAAAACATTTCCCCGTTGACCAACGAAATAGATTTGAACACCGGCCAGTTGACCTCCACTGTTGGGGTCATCAAGGCCCTGGATAAATTAAAAGTAACCGGCTTCGGTGACTATTATTTTTATCACGAGGACTGCGGCGTACCGGAAGTCGGCGGCCCGCTTGCTCAAGGCAGATGCCGGATGTGGGGCAACCCGATTGCGGAAATCATGTACGAAGGCTTGCGCTATTTAAGCGGTGCCACATCCCCAACCACCGCATTCGACATCTCGGCGTCAGGAAACGACGACACCACGCTTGGCTTGCCCAAACCGGACTGGCTGGATCCGTACCGCACCACTACAGGCGGCTATCCGCGTTGCTCGAAACCCTCGCAAATCGTCATCAGCGACATCAGCCCCAACTACGACACCGACCAATTGCCGGGCCGTTACGAATATACCGCTCCGTCCGGCCTGACTAGCTTCAGCGGCGACAGCAGCATCAACGGCAATTCCTTGGGCGTCAAATCGCTGGGAGACCAAGTTTGGGCAACCGAATTCGAGGGGGCCGCGAGCAAGAACTTTTTCATCGGCCAATCCGGCAATACTTATGACGGCGCCCCTACGGTAAAAAGCGCTTCCAGCTTCGGCAGCATACGCGGCCTGGTACCGGAGGAACCCACGCAACAAGGCGGATACTATCCCGCCAGCGTCGCCTTCTTCGGCAAGACGAAAGACATCAATTCGGTTACAGACGCCCAAAATGTCGATACCTATAGCGTGGCATTGGCTTCGCCCAAACCGCAGATGACTTTTAGCGTAAACGACAAAACCATAACCTTGGTCCCGTTCGGCAAAACCGTCGGCGGCTGTTTGTCGGCCAGCATCCTTGAAAGCAACTTTAGACCGACCAACACCATTGTCGATTTCTATGTCATATCACTGAAAAATACCAACAGCAGCAACCAGGACTCCAGCGTCAATAGCGGCCGGCCTTACGCAAAATTCCGGATTAATTACGAGGATTCGGAATACGGCTCCGACCACGACATGGATGCGATTGTGGAATACGAACTCAGCGTGACGTCCAGCAATAAATTGGACGTTAAACTGACCTCGGACTACGCGGCAGGCGGCTGCATTCAGCACATGGGCTACGTTATCTCCGGCACTACCGCCGACGGCACCTATTTGGACGTGCGCGACTCGGACACGGACGCGGCATCGGACGTCAACTACGCGCTGGACACACCCGATACTAGCAGCGCATTGCCGTTAACCAACACCCGCACCTTTACCCCCGGAAACACATCCAGCGGCAGTTTCGTACCGCACGATCCTCTGTGGTACGCCGCTAAATGGGGCGGGTTTTCCGACTTAAACAACAATAAACTACCGGATTTAAAACTGGAATGGGACGCCGATAGCGATAACGCGCCGGACACCTATTTCTACGTCCAAAATCCGTTAAAACTCAAAGAATCGTTGCGCAAAGCCTTCGATAAAATCATAGACCGCACTGCCAGTGCCAGTAACGTCACCTCCAACAGCACCTCAATCCTTACCGATACACAGGTGTTTCAATCGCTGTTTAGTACGGCGACTTGGTCCGGTAGCTTACGAGCATTCCCGATCAGTACGGGCTCAGGGGTGGGCGATACATTCAACTGGGATGCCGCAGAAAAAATCCCTACCCATACCGGCCGCAAGATTTTCACCAAAACGGGCGGTACGGCGACAGAATTTTTGTGGGCCAACTTGACCACTACCGACCAGGCGGCATTAATCAGCGAAAACGTTACCAATTGGCTGCGAGGCGACTCGTCGAACGAGGTGAACTCGAGTGAGAGCGGAACGCTACGGGACCGTACGTCTACGGTTTTAGGCGACATCGTGCACTCGTCGCCCTATTACATTAAAGACACCGAGACGGTGTTCGTCGGCGCCAACGACGGTATGTTGCATGCCTTCGATGCCGAAACCGGCGTCGAACTGTTTGCCTACATTCCCAGCATACTACTTCCCAAACTTAAATATTTATCTCAAATTAATTACGGCAGCGATTCCAACCCGCACGATTATTTTGTAGACGGCGAAATTGCGGTGTCGTCCACCAGCCAAACGCCTAGCCATAATTATTTGATCTCCACCTTAGGTCACGGCGGCAAGGGTTTATTCGGCTTGGAGGTAATCAGCCCTTCCTCGTTTTCCGCCAGCAACGTTCTTTGGGAATATTTCGACGCAACGGATGCCGATCTGGGCTATATGTTGGGTCGCCCGGTCATTGCCAAAATGAATGACGGCACTACCGCGCTCATTGTCGGCAACGGCTACAACAGCAGCGACGGCAAAGCGGTGTTATACATCTTCAATCTAACTACCGGCGCCGTCATCAAGAAAATCGATACGCTGGTCGCCGGTGACAATGGCCTAGCCTCACCCGGCGTATTCGACAACGACAATGACGGCGACGTCGACTTCATTTATGCCGGCGACCTTAAAGGCAACGTCTGGAAGTTCGACGTATCGGCGAGCAGTGCCGGCTCCTGGGACGTCGCGTTCAAATCGGGCATTACCCCGGCACCGTTTTTCGTCGCTCAAGACGAAAATGGTACGGCCCAACCGATCACCGCGCAAATAACCGTGGCGGTGGACGACGTGCAAAGCGATGCGAATTACGGCAAACGCTTTATTTGGTTCGGCTCCGGCAGCTATTTTGTCAGCGCCGATCCCGCAAACCTGAACATTCAAACCTGGTACGGCCTGATAGACCAAAACGCGCAAATCAGCGGACGCACGACCCTGAAACAGCGGACTGTGGTAGCGGAAGGAACTTTCGACGGCAATCCGGTACGCACTCTTTCGGCCTCCACAGACGGCGACATGATAGGCAAAAACGGCTGGTATCTGGATCTAACCCTTGCCGCCGGGACAGCCCAAGGCGAGCGGATAGTGACCTCGTCCAAAGTCTATAAGCTTGCCCAACCTACCCTAATCGCAAGCTCCATCATTCCTGACGACGATCCGTGCAAGTCCGGGGGTAGCGGTTACGTCAATGCCGTCAACCCTTACACCGGGGCGAGATTAACCATCGGCATTTTCGACGTTAACGGAAAAAATAAATTCGAGGACGACAAATTGAACGACATACTGATCAGCTCAATCGATTTAGACGTAGGAATGCCCAGCGAACCGGTATTAGTCGGAAACAGGCTGGTAGTTGGCGGCTCCAAAGGCGAAATCAAAGACCTCGAAGTCAACGTGGACGTCACCGTTAATAAAGGCAGAATATCGTGGCGCGAACTAATTTTTGATTGA
- a CDS encoding response regulator, with translation MATILAVDDSASMRQMVTFTLKGAGYNVVEAVDGVDALTKAKSQAFDCIVTDVNMPNKDGITLIKELRALPNYKFTPMLMLTTESGMDKKQQGKEAGATGWIVKPFNPDQLLKTINKVLG, from the coding sequence GTGGCAACGATTCTTGCAGTTGATGATTCAGCATCGATGAGGCAGATGGTTACTTTCACGCTAAAAGGCGCCGGATACAATGTCGTCGAAGCCGTAGACGGAGTTGACGCGCTAACCAAGGCAAAGTCCCAAGCTTTCGATTGTATTGTGACCGACGTCAATATGCCGAATAAAGACGGTATCACCCTGATTAAGGAATTACGCGCCCTACCCAACTACAAATTTACCCCGATGCTAATGTTAACGACAGAATCGGGAATGGATAAAAAACAACAAGGTAAAGAAGCAGGCGCGACCGGTTGGATCGTTAAACCGTTTAATCCTGACCAATTATTGAAAACCATCAACAAGGTTTTGGGCTAA
- a CDS encoding type IV pilin protein yields the protein MASNSTNRGFTLLELMIAVAVIGILAAIAYPSYMEHVGKTRRTTAGSCLLELGQYMERYYTTNMSYANATLPSTQCRTDLAGFYTFALADGEPTASTFLIESAPTTGPQANDKCGTLTLSETGERGISSAHTGVTAGDCW from the coding sequence ATGGCGAGTAATTCGACGAATCGAGGATTCACCTTGTTGGAATTAATGATTGCCGTGGCGGTAATCGGCATATTAGCGGCGATAGCCTATCCCTCCTATATGGAACACGTCGGAAAAACCCGCAGAACCACGGCAGGCTCGTGTTTACTGGAGCTAGGCCAATACATGGAACGCTATTACACAACCAATATGAGTTACGCCAACGCAACCTTGCCATCGACGCAGTGTAGAACCGACTTGGCGGGTTTCTACACATTTGCTCTTGCAGACGGCGAACCTACTGCATCCACCTTTTTGATTGAATCCGCACCGACAACAGGCCCTCAAGCCAATGACAAATGCGGCACACTGACCTTAAGCGAAACCGGAGAAAGAGGCATCAGCTCCGCGCACACCGGTGTGACCGCCGGCGACTGCTGGTAA